A stretch of Crossiella cryophila DNA encodes these proteins:
- a CDS encoding MarR family winged helix-turn-helix transcriptional regulator — protein MDETGLAQANEIGMALVRLNRATACMAAQSAKLGIDKTSFTLLATLVHTGPLRSSALAEAVYSDPSTISRQVAQLVKDGLVERTADPLDGRATLLAATESGRELFLRHRDRRNEMIASMVSGWPPEDRRQFATLLHRFVGAYEEHMPGLIAELVDYARSGVEK, from the coding sequence ATGGACGAGACGGGACTGGCCCAGGCCAACGAGATCGGCATGGCCCTGGTCCGGCTCAACCGCGCGACGGCGTGCATGGCGGCGCAGAGCGCCAAACTGGGGATCGACAAGACTTCGTTCACTCTGCTCGCCACGCTGGTGCACACCGGGCCGCTGCGGTCCAGCGCGCTGGCCGAAGCCGTCTACTCCGATCCATCCACGATCAGCCGTCAGGTGGCCCAACTGGTCAAGGACGGCCTGGTCGAACGAACCGCCGACCCCCTCGATGGCCGGGCCACCCTGCTGGCCGCCACCGAGTCCGGGCGTGAGCTGTTCCTCCGGCATCGCGACCGGCGCAACGAGATGATCGCCAGCATGGTCTCCGGCTGGCCGCCGGAGGACCGGCGGCAGTTCGCCACCCTGCTGCACCGCTTCGTGGGCGCCTACGAGGAACACATGCCCGGCCTGATCGCCGAACTGGTCGACTACGCCCGTTCGGGAGTGGAGAAGTAG
- the dacB gene encoding D-alanyl-D-alanine carboxypeptidase/D-alanyl-D-alanine endopeptidase, with protein MTGGEQPHGNGPVPPPQQGPSPQVNPGLDQVTVRLPVPSAAPAQPVRVGPPPPAAAAAAAAPPKPGKRGKKLLLLATVLVLVAGLGVGGVLGGPWIAQQLGLSSEGGVGTQPPPAPLNPQAALRALPAQAPTPSPKGVAAALDPLAGNAALGELTGSVLDASTGNVLWERGAGTARTPASTGKLVTAAAALLALDHQTRLSTTVLEGPEPGTVVLVGGGDTTLSALPANKPTYFYPDAARLDDLAEQVKAKAGGPVKKIVIDVDRYAGPPLAPGWLAVDIAGGHVAPMVPLMVDAARRDPLTSTTPRTDKPAQAAANELAKRLGGNPATEVGSAPKGAKVLAKVDSPPLPRLVGAFLSTSDNILAEAVARETARGTGNEPSFAGASKAALDVLSRNGFDLAGVKMSDGSGLSTEDRVPAKFLSSLLAAAAGTDARAAKLRPLLTGLPVAGGTGTLAKRYEKGQNATGRGWVRAKTGTLDGVNSLAGVVTTNDGRLLAFSFMATGAASDPARDALDSLAAALRRCGCN; from the coding sequence GTGACCGGAGGCGAGCAGCCGCACGGCAACGGCCCGGTGCCACCGCCGCAGCAGGGCCCATCACCGCAGGTCAACCCGGGCCTGGACCAGGTGACGGTGCGGCTGCCGGTGCCCAGTGCGGCCCCCGCGCAGCCGGTCAGGGTCGGCCCGCCCCCGCCGGCGGCAGCCGCGGCCGCCGCGGCGCCACCCAAACCGGGGAAACGTGGCAAAAAACTTCTGCTGCTCGCCACCGTGCTGGTGCTGGTGGCCGGACTCGGCGTCGGCGGGGTGCTCGGCGGGCCCTGGATCGCCCAGCAGCTCGGTCTGAGCAGCGAGGGCGGAGTCGGCACCCAGCCGCCGCCCGCGCCGCTGAACCCGCAGGCCGCGCTGCGCGCACTGCCCGCACAGGCCCCCACCCCCAGCCCGAAGGGCGTGGCCGCCGCACTGGACCCGCTGGCCGGCAACGCCGCGCTGGGTGAGCTGACCGGCAGCGTGCTCGACGCGAGCACCGGCAACGTGCTGTGGGAACGCGGCGCGGGCACCGCGCGCACCCCCGCCTCCACCGGCAAGCTGGTCACCGCGGCCGCCGCGCTGCTCGCCCTCGACCACCAGACCCGGCTCAGCACCACCGTGCTGGAAGGTCCGGAACCGGGCACCGTGGTGCTCGTGGGCGGCGGCGACACCACGCTGTCCGCGCTGCCCGCCAACAAGCCCACCTACTTCTACCCGGACGCCGCACGCCTGGACGACCTCGCCGAGCAGGTCAAGGCCAAGGCGGGCGGCCCGGTGAAGAAGATCGTCATCGACGTGGACCGGTACGCCGGTCCGCCGCTGGCGCCGGGCTGGCTGGCGGTGGACATCGCCGGCGGGCACGTCGCGCCGATGGTGCCGCTGATGGTCGACGCGGCCCGCCGCGACCCGCTGACCTCCACCACCCCGCGCACCGACAAACCGGCCCAGGCGGCAGCTAACGAGCTGGCCAAACGGCTCGGCGGCAACCCGGCGACCGAGGTCGGCTCCGCGCCCAAGGGCGCCAAGGTGCTGGCCAAGGTCGACTCGCCGCCACTGCCCCGGCTGGTCGGCGCCTTCCTGTCCACCTCGGACAACATCCTGGCCGAGGCGGTGGCCAGGGAGACCGCCCGCGGCACCGGCAACGAGCCCTCCTTCGCCGGGGCCAGCAAGGCCGCGCTGGACGTGCTCTCCCGCAACGGGTTCGACCTGGCCGGGGTGAAGATGTCCGACGGCAGCGGCCTGTCCACCGAGGACCGGGTGCCCGCCAAGTTCCTCAGCTCACTGCTGGCCGCGGCCGCGGGCACCGACGCCCGCGCGGCCAAACTGCGCCCACTGCTCACCGGCCTGCCGGTGGCGGGTGGCACCGGCACCCTGGCCAAGCGGTACGAGAAGGGCCAGAACGCCACCGGCCGCGGCTGGGTGCGGGCCAAGACCGGCACCCTGGACGGGGTGAACAGCCTGGCAGGCGTCGTCACCACCAACGACGGTCGCCTGCTGGCCTTCTCCTTCATGGCCACCGGCGCGGCCAGCGACCCGGCGCGGGACGCGCTCGACTCACTGGCCGCGGCGTTGCGGCGCTGCGGTTGTAACTAG
- a CDS encoding inorganic diphosphatase: MEFDVTIEIPKGVRNKYEMDHETGRIKLDRTLFTATQYPADYGFVDNTLGEDGDPLDALVLVQEPTFPGCLIRARTIGMFRMTDEKGGDDKLLCVPAADPRSEHLRDIHHLAEYHRLEIQHFFEVYKDLEPGKSVEGASWVGRTEAEAEVVRSYERLKNADGQH; the protein is encoded by the coding sequence GTGGAGTTCGACGTCACCATCGAGATCCCCAAGGGTGTGCGGAACAAGTACGAGATGGACCACGAGACAGGGCGCATCAAGCTGGACCGCACCCTGTTCACCGCCACCCAGTACCCGGCGGACTACGGCTTCGTGGACAACACGCTCGGCGAGGACGGCGACCCGCTCGACGCGCTGGTGCTCGTGCAGGAGCCGACCTTCCCCGGCTGCCTCATCCGCGCCCGCACCATCGGCATGTTCCGGATGACCGATGAGAAGGGCGGCGACGACAAGCTGCTCTGCGTCCCGGCGGCGGACCCGCGCTCGGAGCACCTGCGCGACATCCACCACCTCGCGGAGTACCACCGCCTGGAGATCCAGCACTTCTTCGAGGTCTACAAGGACCTCGAGCCGGGCAAGAGCGTGGAGGGCGCCTCCTGGGTCGGCCGCACCGAGGCCGAGGCCGAGGTCGTCCGCTCCTACGAGCGCCTGAAGAACGCCGACGGACAGCACTGA
- a CDS encoding MDR family MFS transporter gives MSDTQTAPVASGLSHRQIMAIMSGLMMGMFLAALDQTIVSAAMRTIADQLHGQTVQAWATTAYLITATISTPLYGKLSDIYGRKPMYLTAISLFLIGSALCGVANSMYELAAFRAVQGLGAGGLMSLALAIIADVLPPRERAKYQGFFMAVFGISSVAGPVAGGFFAGLNDFMGIDGWRWVFLVNLPLGIAALVVVTRVLNIPHNRVNHRIDFLGAASLAVGLVPLLIVAEQGRQWGWGDPLTLGLIGLGVAGLVAFVLAERRMGDEALLPLRLFRSSVFSLGNLLNFIIGIGMFGGLLSLPLYLQIVKGMSPTESGLMMLPLTFGILTASMYSGTRTAKTGRYKTFPIVGIGLIVAALLLFSTIGFSTPLWLTAIYMVLMGAGLGSCMQTLVLAVQNDVPPSDMGVATASVTFFRQMGGTIGAAAFLSILFGVVGDRIASALRSAALTPEFLAAVRDPAVLANPANKPVLDMMANGGVGSPSLDDTSFLINLDPRLARPFQDGFSSAMDTVFLTGALVMVVAFVVVWFLKEKPLSNQSGMQRRAQEEHAAAALAG, from the coding sequence ATGTCAGACACCCAAACCGCCCCGGTCGCCAGTGGCCTGAGCCATCGCCAGATCATGGCCATCATGTCCGGTCTGATGATGGGCATGTTCCTGGCCGCCCTCGACCAGACCATCGTCTCCGCGGCCATGCGCACCATCGCCGACCAGCTGCACGGGCAGACCGTGCAGGCGTGGGCGACCACCGCGTACCTGATCACCGCGACCATCTCGACCCCGCTGTACGGCAAGCTGTCCGACATCTACGGCCGCAAGCCGATGTACCTCACCGCGATCTCGCTGTTCCTGATCGGCTCCGCACTGTGCGGGGTGGCGAACTCGATGTACGAGCTGGCCGCCTTCCGCGCCGTGCAGGGCCTGGGCGCCGGTGGCCTGATGTCCCTGGCGCTGGCGATCATCGCCGACGTGCTGCCGCCCCGGGAACGCGCCAAGTACCAGGGCTTCTTCATGGCCGTCTTCGGTATCTCCAGCGTGGCCGGCCCGGTCGCCGGTGGCTTCTTCGCCGGGCTCAACGACTTCATGGGCATCGACGGCTGGCGCTGGGTCTTCCTGGTCAACCTGCCGCTGGGCATCGCCGCGCTGGTCGTGGTCACCAGGGTGCTCAACATCCCGCACAACCGGGTCAACCACCGCATCGACTTCCTCGGCGCGGCCTCGCTGGCCGTCGGCCTGGTGCCGCTGCTGATCGTGGCCGAGCAGGGCCGTCAGTGGGGCTGGGGCGACCCGCTCACCCTTGGCCTGATCGGACTGGGCGTCGCCGGGCTGGTGGCCTTCGTGCTGGCCGAACGGCGGATGGGCGATGAGGCGCTGCTGCCGCTGCGACTGTTCCGCAGCTCGGTGTTCAGCCTGGGCAACCTGCTCAACTTCATCATCGGCATCGGCATGTTCGGCGGCCTGCTCTCGCTGCCGCTGTACCTGCAGATCGTCAAGGGCATGAGCCCGACCGAGTCCGGCCTGATGATGCTGCCGCTGACCTTCGGCATCCTCACCGCGAGCATGTACAGCGGCACCAGGACCGCCAAGACCGGGCGGTACAAGACCTTCCCGATCGTGGGCATCGGCCTGATCGTGGCCGCGCTGCTGCTGTTCAGCACCATCGGCTTCAGCACCCCGCTGTGGCTGACCGCGATCTACATGGTGCTGATGGGCGCCGGCCTCGGGTCCTGCATGCAGACCCTGGTGCTGGCGGTGCAGAACGACGTGCCGCCCTCGGACATGGGCGTGGCCACCGCCTCGGTGACCTTCTTCCGGCAGATGGGCGGCACCATCGGCGCCGCGGCCTTCCTCTCCATCCTGTTCGGGGTGGTCGGCGACCGCATCGCCAGTGCACTGCGCAGTGCCGCGCTCACCCCGGAGTTCCTGGCCGCGGTGCGCGATCCGGCGGTGCTGGCCAACCCGGCCAACAAGCCGGTGCTGGACATGATGGCCAACGGTGGGGTCGGTTCCCCCTCGCTGGACGACACGTCCTTCCTGATCAACCTCGACCCTCGGCTGGCGCGGCCGTTCCAGGACGGCTTCTCCTCCGCGATGGACACCGTCTTCCTCACCGGCGCGCTGGTGATGGTGGTGGCCTTCGTGGTGGTCTGGTTCCTCAAGGAGAAGCCGCTGTCCAACCAGTCCGGCATGCAGCGCCGGGCCCAGGAGGAGCACGCGGCCGCCGCACTGGCCGGCTGA
- the tilS gene encoding tRNA lysidine(34) synthetase TilS: MAAPDPAVSQVRTALRRFLDRHQVTGPIAVACSGGADSLALAAATVHCGRKRDLDVHGLVVDHRLQPGSAEVAARAAEQLRELGASARVLTIEVTGPGGPEAAARRARYAALRAAAPEGALVLLGHTRDDQAETVLLGLGRGSGPRSIAGMAELDPPWGRPLLGLARSTTAAACAAQGLTAWSDPHNLDPAYTRVRLRREVLPLLEEVLQGGVAAALARTAAQLREDTQALDELAAELLSQARDGDGLAVGALKAAPAALRRRVLRSWLLGAGVSELTDPQLRAVDALVAHWRGQGGVALPGGLVAGRAHDRLVLDRSL, from the coding sequence TTGGCCGCGCCCGATCCGGCGGTCTCGCAGGTCCGCACCGCACTGCGCCGCTTCCTGGACCGCCACCAGGTCACCGGCCCGATCGCGGTGGCCTGCTCCGGCGGCGCCGACTCGCTCGCGCTGGCCGCCGCGACCGTCCACTGTGGACGGAAGCGCGATCTCGACGTGCACGGCCTGGTGGTCGACCACCGGCTCCAGCCGGGATCGGCCGAGGTCGCGGCCAGGGCCGCCGAGCAGCTCCGCGAGCTGGGCGCCTCGGCCAGGGTGCTGACCATCGAGGTCACCGGGCCGGGTGGGCCGGAGGCGGCCGCCCGCCGGGCCCGCTACGCCGCGTTGCGCGCGGCCGCGCCCGAGGGCGCGCTGGTGCTGCTCGGGCACACCAGGGACGACCAGGCCGAGACCGTGCTGCTGGGCCTCGGCCGCGGCTCAGGGCCACGCTCGATCGCCGGGATGGCCGAACTGGACCCGCCATGGGGCCGCCCACTGCTCGGCCTGGCCAGGAGCACCACCGCGGCCGCCTGCGCCGCGCAGGGCCTGACCGCCTGGTCCGATCCGCACAACCTGGACCCGGCCTACACCAGGGTCCGGCTGCGCCGGGAGGTGCTGCCGCTGCTGGAGGAGGTGCTCCAGGGCGGGGTGGCCGCCGCGCTGGCCCGCACCGCCGCCCAGCTCCGCGAGGACACCCAGGCCCTGGACGAACTGGCCGCCGAGTTGCTGTCCCAGGCCCGCGACGGCGACGGATTGGCCGTCGGCGCGCTCAAGGCCGCACCCGCCGCGCTGCGCCGCCGGGTGCTGCGAAGCTGGCTGCTCGGCGCGGGTGTGAGCGAACTCACCGACCCCCAGTTGCGGGCTGTGGACGCCCTGGTGGCGCATTGGCGTGGTCAGGGGGGTGTCGCGCTGCCCGGCGGGTTGGTGGCCGGGCGCGCGCATGACAGGCTGGTCCTCGACCGATCGTTGTGA
- a CDS encoding PH domain-containing protein has translation MLDGLLGPGERVRAAVAGMLAGVGPVLVVATNRRVLAAGRDGWNLSVLYSQISSVDSGGWFGHTVVIQSAGTVYAVRSSRATQLFTATVQAGIPSGAPTARLATAI, from the coding sequence TTGCTCGACGGACTACTCGGACCGGGGGAACGGGTCCGCGCCGCGGTGGCCGGGATGCTCGCCGGGGTCGGACCGGTGCTGGTCGTCGCGACCAACCGCCGGGTGCTGGCGGCCGGTCGCGACGGGTGGAACCTCTCGGTGCTGTACTCGCAGATCTCCAGCGTCGACTCGGGTGGCTGGTTCGGGCACACCGTGGTCATCCAGTCCGCGGGGACCGTCTACGCGGTGCGCTCCAGCCGGGCCACCCAGCTCTTCACCGCCACCGTGCAGGCGGGCATTCCCTCCGGCGCGCCAACGGCGCGGCTGGCCACGGCCATCTAG
- a CDS encoding MerR family transcriptional regulator: MKVLIGELAARTGVSPRSLRYYEKQGLLIPERSVNGYREYPESAVDTVGVVRRLIAAGLCTGTIARVLPCVRAEGAQVVPCAGLVSELAVERARITAQLAELSHSRALLDEVIAAAQ; encoded by the coding sequence GTGAAGGTGCTGATCGGTGAACTGGCCGCGCGCACCGGGGTCAGTCCACGGTCGCTGCGCTACTACGAGAAGCAGGGCCTGCTGATCCCCGAGCGCTCGGTGAACGGCTACCGCGAGTACCCCGAGTCCGCGGTGGACACCGTCGGCGTGGTGCGCAGGCTGATCGCCGCCGGACTGTGCACCGGGACCATCGCCCGGGTGCTGCCGTGCGTGCGCGCCGAGGGCGCCCAGGTGGTGCCGTGTGCCGGGCTGGTGTCCGAGCTGGCGGTCGAACGGGCCCGGATCACCGCCCAGCTGGCCGAGCTGTCGCACTCCCGCGCGCTCCTGGACGAGGTCATCGCCGCAGCTCAGTGA
- a CDS encoding peptidoglycan recognition protein family protein, producing the protein MAHALTWMATVLRQAGLSVQEVAGWQDRGHGNVSDLRGVMMHHTAGPAIGNFPSLDVVVNGRPGLAGPLSNLGLARDGTWYVIAAGLAYHAGAGYIAWCGRDNGNNHIIGIEAESTGRGDWTQAQLDVYPRGVAVLLRHLRLAVDRAIAHKEWAPTRKIDPAGWPGDMDGFRAGVAQWINGDQFQQSDRDRLIRLEQAVDELRRWPMGGPRMIRHEATGSQWLYVPGCVLVALQGEEDVTFHGNHRLAGQSEPIALDTDSIRRLAGLVPHVIGELPA; encoded by the coding sequence ATGGCTCACGCACTCACCTGGATGGCCACCGTGCTCCGGCAGGCCGGGCTTTCCGTTCAGGAGGTGGCCGGCTGGCAGGACCGCGGCCACGGCAACGTCTCGGATCTGCGAGGCGTGATGATGCACCACACCGCCGGTCCGGCGATCGGGAACTTCCCGTCGCTGGACGTGGTGGTCAACGGGCGGCCCGGACTGGCCGGACCGCTGTCCAACCTGGGCCTGGCCAGGGACGGCACCTGGTACGTCATCGCGGCCGGACTCGCCTACCACGCGGGTGCGGGCTACATCGCGTGGTGCGGCCGGGACAACGGCAACAACCACATCATCGGCATCGAGGCCGAGTCCACCGGACGCGGCGACTGGACGCAGGCGCAGCTCGACGTCTACCCGCGAGGGGTCGCCGTGCTGCTCCGCCACCTGCGACTGGCCGTCGACCGGGCGATCGCGCACAAGGAGTGGGCTCCCACGCGCAAGATCGACCCGGCCGGCTGGCCCGGCGATATGGACGGCTTCCGGGCTGGAGTCGCGCAGTGGATCAACGGGGACCAGTTCCAGCAGTCCGACCGGGACCGGCTGATCCGATTAGAGCAAGCGGTCGACGAGTTGCGCCGCTGGCCGATGGGCGGCCCGCGGATGATCCGGCACGAGGCGACCGGGTCGCAGTGGCTGTACGTGCCAGGCTGCGTGCTGGTCGCCCTGCAGGGCGAGGAGGACGTGACCTTCCACGGCAACCACCGGCTGGCCGGGCAGAGCGAGCCGATCGCGCTGGACACCGATTCCATCCGCCGTCTGGCCGGACTGGTGCCGCACGTGATCGGGGAGCTGCCCGCCTAG
- a CDS encoding DUF4442 domain-containing protein yields the protein MSVDTSQVGDLMKQVVPWVRTVGIEFTETTPERVVAALGDAEELRNHVGGPHAAMMFGVAETASGALVLAAFADQLAIAIPLPTKGQIGFYKLALGPLTATATLGRPAAEAVAELESGTRPEIPVHVEITNAEGVVTGALDIIWTLKPHSK from the coding sequence ATGAGCGTGGACACCAGCCAGGTCGGCGACCTGATGAAGCAGGTCGTGCCGTGGGTGCGCACCGTCGGCATCGAGTTCACCGAGACCACTCCGGAGCGGGTGGTCGCCGCCCTCGGCGATGCCGAGGAACTGCGCAACCACGTCGGCGGACCGCACGCGGCGATGATGTTCGGCGTGGCCGAGACCGCATCCGGCGCGCTGGTGCTGGCCGCCTTCGCCGATCAGCTCGCGATCGCGATCCCGTTGCCCACCAAGGGCCAGATCGGCTTCTACAAGCTCGCGCTCGGCCCGCTCACCGCCACCGCCACGCTGGGCAGGCCGGCCGCGGAGGCCGTCGCCGAGCTGGAGTCGGGCACCCGCCCGGAGATCCCGGTGCACGTGGAGATCACCAACGCCGAGGGCGTGGTGACCGGCGCACTGGACATCATCTGGACCCTCAAACCGCACTCGAAGTAG
- a CDS encoding alpha/beta fold hydrolase, whose protein sequence is MKRLLRGSVAAALLLSALTVPTASATPLISWKPCAEAQLAAAGAECTDIAVPLDHANPGGPRISLAVSRVKHSVPESAYLGVLLVAPDAFTGGGYLFPLTAARLPGAGAAYDWVGFARRGLAPSSPALSCVPNYHDFNRPKYVPTSAADEQVWLDRTRSYADACANQEAKALLPHMRAVDVAADMDYVRAALGRQTVSLFGQTHGSYQAQVYASRYPFRLGRMVLDSSVDPRRVWYGANNVDLAQPLQRNFLIWFDWLAEHADSYHLGRTRDEVKALWDSKIREVSEQPAGGAIGPSELLDFFLVPAYNQASWPVFGKALADWVRTGDAEPLKALFTQVMHRGNDNVYAALLAQICTDAQMPADFPGWRRDAQALHTFAPDTTWGNVWFNAPCLRWPVQASTQVNTGGPTRTLLVAETLDAESPFTGSLETRSRWPNSALLALPGGTSNGVTPNGNACVNAALNAFLLRGELPARQPGVRADAECAPNPRPVPFG, encoded by the coding sequence GTGAAACGACTGCTCAGAGGCTCGGTCGCGGCAGCTCTGCTGTTATCCGCGCTGACCGTGCCCACCGCCTCCGCCACGCCGTTGATCAGCTGGAAGCCCTGCGCGGAGGCCCAGCTGGCCGCCGCCGGGGCCGAGTGCACCGACATCGCGGTGCCGCTGGACCACGCGAACCCCGGCGGCCCCAGAATCAGTCTGGCCGTATCGCGGGTGAAGCATTCGGTGCCTGAAAGTGCGTACCTCGGGGTGCTGCTGGTCGCCCCGGACGCCTTCACCGGCGGCGGTTACCTGTTCCCGCTGACCGCGGCCAGACTGCCCGGCGCCGGCGCGGCCTACGACTGGGTCGGCTTCGCCCGGCGCGGGCTCGCCCCGAGCAGCCCGGCGCTGAGCTGCGTACCGAACTACCACGATTTCAACCGCCCGAAGTACGTGCCGACCTCGGCCGCGGACGAGCAGGTGTGGCTGGACCGGACCAGGTCCTACGCCGATGCCTGCGCCAACCAGGAGGCCAAGGCGCTGCTGCCGCACATGCGCGCGGTGGACGTGGCCGCGGACATGGATTACGTGCGGGCCGCGCTGGGCAGGCAGACGGTGTCGCTGTTCGGCCAGACGCACGGCAGCTACCAGGCCCAGGTCTACGCCTCCCGGTACCCGTTCCGGCTGGGCCGGATGGTGCTGGACAGCAGCGTCGACCCGCGCCGGGTCTGGTACGGCGCGAACAACGTCGACCTGGCCCAGCCGTTGCAGCGCAACTTCCTGATCTGGTTCGACTGGCTGGCCGAGCACGCGGACAGCTACCACCTCGGCCGCACCAGGGACGAGGTGAAGGCGTTGTGGGACAGCAAGATCCGCGAGGTGAGCGAGCAGCCGGCCGGTGGCGCGATCGGACCGTCGGAGCTGCTGGACTTCTTCCTGGTGCCCGCCTACAACCAGGCCAGCTGGCCGGTGTTCGGCAAGGCGCTGGCCGACTGGGTGCGCACCGGTGACGCCGAACCGCTCAAGGCGCTGTTCACCCAGGTCATGCACCGCGGCAACGACAACGTCTACGCCGCCCTGCTGGCCCAGATCTGCACCGACGCGCAGATGCCAGCGGACTTCCCCGGCTGGCGCCGGGACGCCCAGGCCCTGCACACCTTCGCCCCGGACACCACCTGGGGCAACGTCTGGTTCAACGCGCCCTGCCTGCGCTGGCCGGTGCAGGCCTCCACGCAGGTGAACACCGGCGGGCCGACCCGCACGCTGCTGGTGGCCGAGACCCTGGACGCGGAGAGCCCGTTCACCGGCAGCCTGGAGACCCGGTCCCGCTGGCCGAACTCGGCCCTGCTGGCCCTGCCCGGCGGCACCAGCAACGGCGTCACGCCCAACGGCAACGCCTGCGTGAACGCCGCGCTGAACGCCTTCCTGCTGCGCGGTGAACTGCCTGCCCGGCAGCCGGGGGTGCGGGCGGACGCCGAATGCGCGCCCAACCCACGTCCGGTGCCGTTCGGCTAG
- a CDS encoding zinc-dependent metalloprotease: MNAGSAARPLDPAEGPGPVDWGVATATAQRLLRPGPVIARDAAQAAVRGMRELSVAAESHVREITGLGAGLPLLPGDVVDRPDWVRAAVDGLAALTDHALPRGAGGWRGGVLAGTAGVQAGMVLAYLSTRVLGQYDPFGGADGAGRLLLVAPNIVAAQQALRVPETDFWMWVCLHESTHRLQFTAVPWLREHFAAQVGTLLSTMDDATAGLLSRAGEALRSARRKDTEEPPVALVELLQTPKQRAVLDRIIALSTLLEGHADHVMDAAGPAVVPSVATIRSRFTVRRNPRGVADRVLRALLGVDAKIRQYAQGSAFTGHVVDRVGMTGFNRVWTSPETLPSRAEIADPDAWIRRVLG; encoded by the coding sequence GTGAACGCGGGATCGGCCGCACGGCCGCTGGATCCGGCTGAGGGGCCGGGGCCTGTCGACTGGGGTGTCGCCACGGCGACCGCCCAGCGGCTGCTCCGCCCTGGGCCCGTCATCGCCCGCGACGCCGCCCAGGCGGCCGTGCGCGGGATGCGGGAACTCTCCGTCGCCGCGGAGAGCCACGTCCGCGAGATCACCGGCCTCGGCGCCGGACTCCCCTTGCTACCCGGCGATGTGGTCGACCGCCCGGACTGGGTGCGGGCCGCCGTGGACGGCCTGGCCGCGCTCACCGATCACGCCCTGCCCCGCGGCGCGGGCGGCTGGCGCGGTGGCGTGCTGGCCGGGACCGCCGGGGTGCAGGCCGGGATGGTGCTGGCCTACCTGAGCACCAGGGTGCTCGGGCAGTACGACCCCTTCGGCGGCGCGGACGGCGCGGGCCGGCTGCTGCTGGTCGCACCGAACATCGTGGCCGCGCAACAGGCCCTGCGGGTCCCGGAGACGGACTTCTGGATGTGGGTCTGCCTGCACGAGTCCACCCACCGGCTCCAGTTCACCGCGGTGCCCTGGCTGCGCGAGCACTTCGCCGCCCAGGTCGGCACCCTGCTCTCCACCATGGACGACGCCACCGCCGGACTGCTCTCCAGAGCCGGTGAGGCACTGCGCTCGGCCCGCCGCAAGGACACCGAGGAACCACCGGTCGCGCTGGTCGAGCTGCTGCAGACGCCCAAGCAGCGGGCCGTGCTGGACCGGATCATCGCGCTGTCCACCCTGCTGGAGGGGCACGCCGACCACGTGATGGACGCGGCCGGACCGGCCGTGGTGCCCAGCGTGGCCACCATCCGCTCCCGGTTCACCGTGCGCCGCAACCCGCGCGGGGTGGCCGACCGGGTGCTGCGCGCGCTGCTCGGCGTGGACGCCAAGATCCGCCAGTACGCCCAGGGCTCGGCCTTCACCGGACACGTGGTCGACCGGGTCGGGATGACCGGGTTCAACCGGGTCTGGACCTCGCCGGAGACCCTGCCCAGCCGGGCCGAGATCGCCGATCCGGACGCCTGGATCCGCCGCGTGCTCGGCTGA
- a CDS encoding excalibur calcium-binding domain-containing protein: MSELPRASALRRWWWRAATWQRLLSTTGGTLATVALISAAGSLPALPAEQPDPLAGGVVQPLGTSSAITPSITAPPIAGRTPAWPSRVLTVTKVLDARTITGTDESGAPVTVQVVGTPQPSAQPGCAAGDAARFAEKELLGKKVGLLDLREENARPAARVFTAGHEYATLLADWQAACQRTTTTSAPPPSTSPAAEVPVTTTEPPPSSSAAAPTSTADAPFYKNCAQVRKAGKAPLLRDQPGYRPQLDKDGDGVACDR; encoded by the coding sequence ATGAGTGAGTTGCCCAGGGCCTCCGCGCTACGCCGCTGGTGGTGGCGGGCGGCGACCTGGCAGCGGCTGCTCAGCACCACCGGCGGCACGCTGGCCACGGTGGCCCTCATCAGCGCGGCCGGCTCACTGCCGGCGCTGCCAGCGGAGCAGCCCGATCCGCTGGCCGGTGGTGTGGTGCAGCCACTTGGCACCTCCAGCGCGATCACCCCGAGCATCACCGCGCCGCCGATCGCCGGGCGCACCCCGGCCTGGCCGAGCCGGGTGCTGACGGTGACCAAGGTGCTCGACGCCCGCACCATCACCGGCACCGACGAGAGCGGCGCACCGGTGACCGTGCAGGTGGTGGGCACCCCGCAACCGAGTGCCCAGCCCGGCTGTGCGGCCGGGGACGCGGCCCGGTTCGCGGAGAAGGAGTTGCTGGGCAAGAAGGTCGGCCTGCTCGACCTGCGCGAGGAGAACGCCCGCCCGGCGGCCAGGGTGTTCACCGCGGGCCACGAGTACGCCACCCTGCTCGCGGACTGGCAGGCGGCCTGCCAGCGCACCACCACGACCAGTGCCCCGCCGCCGAGCACCAGCCCGGCCGCCGAGGTCCCGGTGACCACCACTGAACCGCCGCCGAGCAGCAGTGCCGCCGCGCCCACGAGCACCGCGGACGCGCCCTTCTACAAGAACTGCGCGCAGGTGCGGAAGGCCGGCAAGGCCCCGCTGCTGCGTGATCAGCCCGGGTACCGCCCGCAGCTGGACAAGGACGGCGACGGGGTTGCCTGTGACCGGTGA